A region from the Ptychodera flava strain L36383 chromosome 12, AS_Pfla_20210202, whole genome shotgun sequence genome encodes:
- the LOC139146290 gene encoding uncharacterized protein C17orf113-like → MKRQRCLITSFFAREPSEISENAATVKTNVTNERTSSTSSEVLTADADHANCATTSTIASHQTDSATVTVDTDGSPTEAKKKKVDVWKDSWLATYSWLEKPQSDRGMFCKVCRRAGKVTPFSCDKGCTNYKTSTLMRHAASTKHQEALKEVTLRSGMKTVVSNALTKNQNAVLVAIKCVYWLAKEAVATDKYSSLLDLMDANGCELVKNLSVSGNTSYRSHTTAEELQQACADAIKANIIIVRNIRNSDFFSLLTDESTDISVSGRLVLYIRSVTDEFDVRSNFVGNLHLVEKDSSAITDKLCETLKQNGFETTRMVGLGSDGASVMVGHKNGVSAKLKGLNPFLLNVHCIAHRLALCTSQAAATVDYLKEYKNILTSLFYYFKASSLRSSRLREVEIMLESPQLKVKEIHEVRWFAFYDALQTVFRSWNALVTFFDAQSKSKDAKAVGLHDKLTQYKFIAVTYIMMDIIPIVTRLNLIFQKDDIDIAAVKPCVSTTIEQLQQYKEGNIKGFYATKLEEEIRMSGQNQPTLMGHSLKNREKQIALVNRVKDGFIDNLINNINVRFPADSTGVISAFDVLAMRDLSFIPPDRLSEHGNDKLEILIAHYGVNKVTGEGQVCKEKTSPDDDVIQASSNRDNV, encoded by the exons ATGAAAAGACAACGCTGTCTTATCACGTCGTTTTTTGCTCGTGAACCGAgcgaaatttctgaaaatgctgCCACTGTCAAGACAAATGTTACCAATGAACGTACGTCTTCCACCTCATCGGAAGTTCTCACTGCAGATGCTGATCATGCCAATTGCGCAACAACCTCAACCATCGCCAGTCATCAGACTGATTCAGCCACTGTTACTGTTGACACTGATGGTAGCCCCACGGAAgcgaaaaaaaagaaagttgaTGTTTGGAAAGACAGTTGGCTAGCCACTTATTCTTGGCTAGAAAAGCCACAAAGTGACCGTGGAATGTTTTGCAAGGTTTGTCGAAGGGCTGGTAAAGTTACTCCGTTTTCCTGCGACAAAGGGTGCACCAATTACAAAACGTCCACACTCATGCGGCACGCTGCTAGTACGAAACATCAGGAAGCCCTGAAGGAAGTCACTTTGCGGTCAGGTATGAAAACTGTCGTGTCCAATGCTCTCACAAAAAATCAGAATGCTGTTCTTGTGGCCATAAAATGTGTTTATTGGCTCGCGAAGGAGGCAGTGGCTACGGACAAGTATTCATCATTACTGGATCTTATGGATGCCAACGGCTGTGAATTGGTGAAAAATCTGAGCGTGTCGGGTAATACGTCATACCGATCGCACACAACTGCAGAAGAGTTACAACAGGCATGTGCGGATGCCATAAAGGCCAACATTATAATTGTCAGGAATATTCGTAACAGTGATTTTTTTAGCCTTCTGACGGATGAAAGTACGGACATATCGGTCTCTGGCCGACTTGTACTATACATCCGCAGTGTGACTGATGAGTTTGATGTCAGATCGAACTTTGTGGGAAACCTTCATCTTGTTGAAAAAGATTCCAGTGCTATCACCGATAAACTCTGTGAgacattgaaacaaaatggtTTTGAAACAACCAGAATGGTTGGACTTGGAAGTGACGGAGCTTCCGTCATGGTGGGACATAAGAACGGTGTCAGTGCCAAACTGAAGGGCTTAAATCCGTTTTTACTGAACGTGCACTGTATTGCACACCGCCTTGCTCTGTGCACGAGCCAGGCTGCTGCGACGGTCGATTATttgaaagaatataaaaatattcTAACCAGTCTCTTCTACTACTTTAAGGCCTCATCTCTGCGCTCGTCACGATTACGGGAGGTCGAAATAATGTTAGAAAGTCCACAACTAAAAGTCAAAGAAATTCATGAAGTTCGCTGGTTTGCGTTTTATGACGCGTTACAGACTGTTTTCCGTTCTTGGAATGCCCTGGTTACATTTTTCGATGCACAGAGCAAGAGCAAAGATGCTAAAGCTGTTGGCCTGCATGACAAATTGACTCAATATAAATTCATTGCAGTCACATATATTATGATGGACATTATTCCCATTGTAACTCGTCTAAATCTCATCTTCCAAAAAGATGACATTGACATAGCGGCAGTCAAACCGTGTGTGAGTACTACCATAGAACAACTCCAACAATACAAAGAAGGGAATATAAAGGGTTTTTATGCAACAAAGCTTGAGGAGGAAATTCGAATGTCTGGGCAAAACCAGCCGACTTTAATGGGGCACAGTTTAAAGAAtagagagaaacaaattgctctCGTGAACAGAGTAAAAGATGGCTTCATTGACAATTTGATAAACAATATCAATGTACGATTTCCAGCAGACAGTACGGGTGTTATTTCAGCCTTTGATGTTTTGGCTATGCGTGACTTATCATTCATTCCTCCTGATAGATTATCTGAACATGGTAATGATAAACTTGAAATTCTTATTGCTCACTATGGAGTCAATAAAGTAACTGGAGAAGGTCAGGTATGCAAAGAGAAAACCAG TCCAG atgatgatgtcattcaaGCTAGCAGCAATAGGGACAATGTCTAG